Genomic DNA from Solanum pennellii chromosome 3, SPENNV200:
TCCTGCAATCCAATTAAGTTGTCTATAATAAGGTATCACACAAAATGCATGTGTAATGTGTTATATATGTAAGTGGTGGGGACTTAAGAATGTGAACTATTGATAGTTTCTGGCATTCACTTGTGAGACACAAATGAATGGCCATATGTTAAATTTGTGCTATATATATGTCATCAAAATTGTTGAATAGACACACAAAACAAACGTTTCTTGATTTCTTCTCTACCAACTTGAttagttttgatcatttttagTGCAGAAATGGGTTGTGTAAAACTTGTGTTTTTTATGCTATATACCTTTCTCTATCAACTTGCTTTCTTGTCATCCTCACCTCATTTGTGTCCTGAAGATCAAGCTCTTGCTCTTCTACAATTCCAGAACATGTTCACCATTAATCATAATGCTTTTGATTATTGTTTCAGCATGATAACAGGCCGAGAGATTCAGTCATATCCAAGAACTCTTTTCTGGAACAAGAGTACAGATTGTTGCTCATGGGATGGAGTTCATTGTGAGAAGACAACAGGACAAGTGATCGAGCTTGATCTCCGTTGCAGCCAACTTCAAGGCAAGTTTCATTCCAATGGTAGCCTCTTTCAACTCTTCAATCTCAAAAGGCTTGATTTGTCTTTTAATGACTTCACTGGATCGCTCATTTCACCTAAATTTGGTGAGTTCTCTAGTTTGATGCATCTTGATTTGTCGCGTTCAGGTTTTACAGGTCTAATCCCTTCCGAAATTTGTCACCTTTCTAAACTACACGTTCTTTGTATCGGTGATCAATATGGGCTTAGTCTTGTACCTCACAATTTTGAACTGCTCCTTAAGAACTTGACCTAATTAAGAGAGCTCAACCTTAACTCTGTGAACATCTCTTCCACCATTCCTTCAAATTTCTCTTCTAACTTAGCAATTTTAACACTTTTTAACACAGGGTTACGTGGGTTATTGCCCGAAAGAGCCGACTTAGAATCCCTTGATTTATCATTCAATCCCCAGCTTACTGTTAGGTTTCCCACAACAAAATGGAATAGCAGTGCATCACTCATGAAGTTATACGTCCATAGTGTGAATATTGCTGATAGGATACCTGAATCATTTAGCCATCTAACTTCACTTCATGAGTTGAACATTGGTTATTGTAATCTGTCAGGGCCTATTCCTAAACCTCTATGGAATCTCACCAACATAGTGTTTTTGGACCTTGCTAATAACCATCTTGAAGGACCAATTTCCCACTCCACCATATTTGAAAAACTCAACAAGGTATCACTTAGAAATAACAACTTGGATGGCGGACTTGAGTTCTTATCCTCTAACAGAAGCTGGACGCAGCTTGAATTATTAGATTTTTCGTCCAATTACCTTACTGGTCCAATTCCATCCAACGTAAGTGGACTACGAAATCTACAATCACTCTACTTGTCATCAAACCACTTGAATGGGACTATACCTTCCTGGATATTCTCCCTTCCTTCACTGATAGTGTTTAACTTGAGTGATAACACTTCCAGTGGAAAAATTCAGGAGTTCAAGTCCAAAACATTGTATATCGTTAGTCTAGAACAAAATAAGCTGGAAGGTCCTATTCCAAAGTCACTCCTAAACCAGCAGTTCCTAATTTCGCGCAATAATATCAGTGGACATATTTCTTCAGCTATCTGCAATCTGAAAACATTAGTACTACTAAATTTGAGAAGCAATAATTTGGAGGGAACAATCCCACAATGTTTGGGTGAGatgagtgaacttgaagtttTGGATTTAAGCAACAATAGTCTTAGTGGGACAACTAATACAACTTTTAATATCGGAAACCAACTCATCATCATTAAATTGGATAGGAATAAGCTACAGGGGAAAGTTCCAGAATCTTTGATCAATTGTAAAAAATTGGAACTTCTAGATTTAAGTTACAATGAGTTGAATGACACGTTTCCAAAATGGTTGGGAGACCTAACTCATTTGCAGATCTTAAATTTGAGATCAAATAAGTTCTATGGCCCTATAAGGACAAACTACTTGTTTGCTCAAATTCGAGTCATAAATCTCTCATCCAATGGATTTTGTGGAGACTTACCAGTGAGCTTGTTTCAGAATTTTCAAGCCATGAAAAAAATTGGTGAGAACAGTGGAAACCGAGAGTATGTAGcagatatattttcttattattacgACTCTTCTTTGATTGTAACAACGAAGGGACTGGATCGTGAACTTCCTCAAGTTTTGACTACACAAATAATTATCGATCTCTCAAAGAACAGATTTGAAGGTCATATACCAAACATTATTGGAGATCTAGTTGGACTTCGTACATTGAACTTTTCTCATAATGTATTAAAAGGTCATATACCAGCATCACTGCACAGATTGTCTGTACTTGAATCATTGGATCTCTCATCCAACAAATTAGATGGTGAAATTCCACAACAACTTGTGTCACGTCACTTGAAGTCTTAAATCTCTCTCACAATCATCTTCTTGGATGCATCCCCAAAGGAAAACAATTTGATACGTTTGAGAATAATTCATACCTAGGAAATGATGGACTACGTGGATTGCCACCCTCAAGAGATTGTGGTGGTGATGATAGGGTAGCACAAGCGACAATTCCAGTTGAGCTCtatcaagaagaagaagaagaagaagaagatgattcACCAATGATCAATTGGCAGGCAGTTCTCATGGGTTATGGTTGTGGGCTTGTTATTGGACTGTCCATCATATACATAATGTTGTCAACTCAATATCCAGCATGGTTGTCGAGAATGGTTGTAAACTTGGAACACAAAATTTTTACGAGAACAAAAAAACACAACAAAAGATATTAGTGTGTAGCGACCTCCATGtattcaaattcatatttatccttAAGAAGattattctctctctctctctctctatatatatatatatatatatatcgatgTATTTTTGACCTCCTCCATCTTTAAAGCTCTTAactttaattctttatttttgaaattttaggaTTCAAGTCTAGTGAGTTGCTTGAATGCAAAAGCATGAGTTTTGTTTATCAATAGTTTGTGTATGTAGTAAGATATTCAGCCTAATTATTAGTTAGCTAATTTAATTAGGCTGCAAAGTTcagtaaattataaattatgtaagttatctcattttgatttttggagaaaagaaaagatataaCTAATTAAGACTTTTGTTGCATAAATGATTAAGATCTTTGGTTTTTATAGTAACATCTTTCTTGAAATTAATGTAATGGTTTCATGGTTAACCACTAAGATCATAGCAaagtccaaataaatattagttTAGTGTAATTAATTAGCGGTGACATCTTTTTTTGGtggttgaaaaaataatttgcaaGTGTGCTAATTAGAAAGAATGTATAAGTCCATATCATCTTCTTCCaagtcttttctttttttaatttgcgGATCGagtgtttatattaaattagtaaatgtataatataatgtgtatggttagttaattaattaatatattcacTCTATTAAATTATCTAACTACGATAAATTATATCAACTTGATGTAAATATCCAATACAGATAACTATTTACCCAACCAAAGTTGGAGTTGTATTATGCAATTGTAACTTTCCTATGAAGtctaaataacatttttttatatctaaaacTTGGTTTCATCTCAAGCAAGATCGGAATAGTCTAAATAACATGATTGGAATAGTCGCGATACACATAAATTGGTCCAAACACAACTCGTTTAATTGTAGAGAGAGATTCAAATTATAATGTTAAGAAAATGtatcttaatatatttatttcttaagaGGAACATATGATATATTGTTTTCTACTAATCTTTGGATTTTTAGGCCTTGTAGTTGAGTTGTATATCATGATATTATATAAAGTTGATTGTATATTTCATAGTCATATATTAGCATTTCTGAAAACTATGCTAACTTTTTCACATTTTTactctattttaaaatttatttataattttagtagattttaccattttatttaaattagataGGTTACAAATTATTGCAGGGAAGAAATTATCTAGGGACAATACCACCTCATTTCATTTAACGATTTGAATACAAAACTATTAcacaaagaagagaaaataaataacaaactaTTAATCTTGATACAATGAGGAATACTTAATTAATTCTCAAGTAATACATCATATAAACTATTTGAACAAAACAATATCGAACACACGATAAATAAAGTCGATCATTTCGACTAACATACATTAAATTTTGGAAGGGAAATGGAATCAAAATAGACCGTAAAAATCATGGAAACAATAGAGTTATTGAATGTTTAGTGGTACGTTGGCGAGGATGGGGGTGAGGCATAGGTGGGAGTTTGCTAATAATAGATTGGTGATGGTGGAGGTGGTGAGTTGTATTTTGTAGGCGATTGCTCATAGTACTTTGGTGGAGGGGGAGGTGATTTATAGGAAGGTGTAGATTCTTTGTAGTATGGGGGAGGTGGAGGTGATTTATAGGAAGGGGTAGATTCTTTATAGTATGGTGGAGGTGGTGGGGATTTGTAGGAAGGCGTAGATTCTTTGTAATATGGGGGAGGTGGAGGAGATTTATATGAAGGGGTAGATTCCTTGTAGTATGGAGGAGGTGGAGGTGATTTATAGGAAGGGGTAGATTCTTTGTAGTATGGGGGAGGTGGTGGGGACTTGTAGGAAGGCGTAGATTCTTTGTAGTATGGTGGAGGTGGAGGGGACTTGTAGTAAGGCGTAGATTCTTTGTAGTATGGGGGAGGTGGAGGTGATTTATAGGAAGGTGTAGATTCTTTGTAGTATGAGGGAGGTGGTGGGGACTTGTAGGAAGGCGTAGATTCTTTGTAGTATGGTGGAGGTGGAGGGGACTTGTAGTAAGGGGTAGATTCTTTGTAGTATGGTGGAGGTGGTGGGGATTTGTAGGAAGGGGTTGATTCTTTGTAGTATGGTGGAGGTGGAGGGGACTTGTAGTAAGGGGTAGATTCTTTGTAGTATGGTGGAGGTGGAGGGGACTTGTAGTAAGGGGTAGATTCTTTGTAATATGGTGGAGGTGGAGGGGATTTGTAGTAAGAAGGTGATTTCTCATAATaagttggtggtggtggtggagactTGTAATAAACTGGTGACTTGTAATATGTTGGTGGTGGTGGCGGCGATTTATAGTATTTAGAGGGAGCGGGTGATTTGTAATATTGTGATGGAGATGGTGACTTGTAGTAATAGTGTTTTGATGGAGCAGGCGACTTGTAGTATTTTACAGGTGATGGAGATTTGTAGTACTTCACAGGGGATGGTGACTTGTAGTAATTTGCCGGTGACGGAGATTTATAGTACTTTACAGGGGATGGTGACTTGTAGTAATAGTTCTTTGATGGAGCAGGTGACTTGTAGTATTTTGCAGGTGACGGAGATTTATAGTACTTTGCAGGGGATGGTGACTTGTAGTAATAATGTTTTGATGGAGCAGGCGACTTGTAGTATTTTGCAGGCGACGGAGATTTGTAGTACTTTGCAGGGGATGGTGACTTGTAGTAATAATGCTTTGATGGAGCAGGTGACTTGTAGTATTTTGCAGGCGGTGGAGATTTGTAGTACTTTGTAGGGGATGGTGACTTGTAGTACTTCTTTGAAGGGGTGTGGGACTTGTAGTAGTACTTTGAAGGGGAAGGCGACTTGTAGTATTTCTTTGAAGGAGCCGGCGATTTGTAATACTTCACTACTACCGGTGATTTGTAGTAATGCTTTGAAGGAGTAGGGGATTTGTAATAGTGTGACGGAGAATGTTCAGCATGTTTCTCCGGTTTCTTGTAGTATGGAGATGGAGATGGTGATTTGTAGTACTTCTTAGTGGTGTAAGTAGGTGAAGGAGAAGTATAGCCATAAGAGTAATCAGCAACAACAGTGCTAGCTACAAAGCAAATTGCCAAAGCAAATGCTAATAGAGGCAATTGCCCCAAATTCCCTAAGCTTCTTCTCATTTTGATTGTAAAGAAAAGGATAAAACTAAAACTTGTGTTGCATAGTTGAGTTGAGATCTCTAGTTTTTATAGTAGCAAAGTGACATCCTTCATGGTTAGCCACTATTATCATATCAAAAACTTTGGTCAATACTTAGTGGGAAGCATTTTTCCacaactttttttcttaaaagttatTCTAATGATTGACAAATCAttagaaacataaaaaaaatgagaagattTTGAAGAGGAATGCCATAACTTCCATCCATCGTGGAAGTAAAAGAAATAGTATAAAAAATTGCAAGTAAAAAGATTAGAGTCAAATGTCACATATTTTTAGTCACGAATGCTAAATACAAATAGATTTCACAACACCTTCTATCGAAAACATCTTGATATGTCTTAACTTTAGTTGAATCTTCGTTAATCAAACTCTATATTTTCGTCTTCAAATCTGTTTTTCTGGTTACTCAAGTCAGATTGATAACAATATTGTCCTCTTCACGTTCATGGGGTATgacatttatttattagttaaaaCGTGTAAGAGGTAACAATTTACAAATAACTACATAAGTAGATTAATCTTTTACTAATGAATATCATAATGTTATGAGTTGTTGGttaatttattaacttaatGGAAACCACAATGTTGAAGTAGCATAATAAttgcaatttattttattaagaataatGTTCTGACAGACATGAAAAGAGTTGTCTTTGAAGAGAAGAATTTAATAAGCATTTGTATTATTCCAATGactctttatttcttttatatatatatatatatatatatatatatatagtttttttcttttcaaaagttGATTTAAGTATAATTACAATCCAAAAAATGGAAGTATGACAAAGAAGGTGTATGCTTATTGTAAAATAAAGACACAATGGTACAATTTATTCCAAGAGTGAGCTATTCGTAGGTGTACAAGTAAATCTATCTAAGGAAACAATGTTACAAAATCCCTAAATATCTCAACCTATGATTGTATGaagatgtgtatatatacactaGTTCTCGAAATGTGCATCGCATGTTTATCCCCTAATTGATatcagaaaattttaatttatatagctAAGTTTAAATCTAAGTCCTTTCATATGTAAATTTAACATAAGAATATAACTCTGCacaaaatataacatgaaaatcttGTGTTGGATGTTGGaggtttgatattttaaatacttcatgaaaaataaacattttattttatcagaggaattaatatatcttaattactaaacataagttttaataatcaaaaaagaaattgtctataaaaaaagatacgtataaagaaaaatattacaaaatgttTGGGTGGTATTACCATcaaatttatcgaaaaaattacactttcaaatgaaaaaaataaaaataaataaagacatgacatccataataaaagacatcacattaaaatatatagacaaaaatattttcatactaattgaaTTACATTTTGTTAAAAATCGACTTACTCTAGATAAAACATGACTTACTCTAGACGAAACATATCATAAgtataaaaaaactataatcatataataataataataataagacaAACATATCATGAATATGTTAAGAATAAAGATAAACTatatttcttgaactatatattaaaggatatatatatatatatatatatatatatatatatatatataNNNNNNNNNNNNNNNNNNNNNNNNNNNNNNNNNNNNNNNNNNNNNNNNNNNNNNNNNNNNNNNNNNNNNNNNNNNNNNNNNNNNNNNNNNNNNNNNNNNNNNNNNNNNNNNNNNNNNNNNNNNNNNNNNNNNNNNNNNNNNNNNNNNNNNNNNNNNNNNNNNNNNNNNNNNNNNNNNNNNNNNNNNNNNNNNNNNNNNNNNNNNNNNNNNNNNNNNNNNNNNNNNNNNNNNNNNNNNNNNNNNNNNNNNNNNNNNNNNNNNNNNNNNNNNNNNNNNNNNNNNNNNNNNNNNNNNNNNNNNNNNNNNNNNNNNNNNNNNNNNNNNNNNNNNNNNNNNNNNNNNNNNNNNNNNNNNNNNNNNNNNNNNNNNNNNNNNNNNNNNNNNNNNNNNNNNNNNNNNNNNNNNNNNNNNNNNNNNNNNNNNNNNNNNNNNNNNNNNNNNNNNNNNNNNNNNNNNNNNNNNNNNNNNNNNNNNNNNNNNNNNNNNNNNNNNNNNNNNNNNNNNNNNNNNNNNNNNNNNNNNNNNNNNNNNNNNNNNNNNNNNNNNNNNNNNNNNNNNNNNNNNNNNNNNNNNNNNNNNNNNNNNNNNNNNNNNNNNNNNNNNNNNNNNNNNNNNNNNNNNNNNNNNNNNNNNNNNNNNNNNNNNNNNNNNNNNNNNNNNNNNNNNNNNNNNNNNNNNNNNNNNNNNNNNNNNNNNNNNNNNNNNNNNNNNNNNNNNNN
This window encodes:
- the LOC107012752 gene encoding extensin-2-like isoform X2, with the translated sequence MRRSLGNLGQLPLLAFALAICFVASTVVADYSYGYTSPSPTYTTKKYYKSPSPSPYYKKPEKHAEHSPSHYYKSPTPSKHYYKSPVVVKYYKSPAPSKKYYKSPSPSKYYYKSHTPSKKYYKSPSPTKYYKSPPPAKYYKSPAPSKHYYYKSPSPAKYYKSPSPAKYYKSPAPSKHYYYKSPSPAKYYKSPSPAKYYKSPAPSKNYYYKSPSPVKYYKSPSPVKYYKSPAPSKHYYYKSPSPSQYYKSPAPSKYYKSPPPPPTYYKSPVYYKSPPPPPTYYEKSPSYYKSPPPPPYYKESTPYYKSPPPPPYYKESTPYYKSPPPPPYYKESTPSYKSPPPPPYYKESTPYYKSPPPPPYYKESTPSYKSPPPPSYYKESTPSYKSPPPPPYYKESTPYYKSPPPPPYYKESTPSYKSPPPPPYYKESTPSYKSPPPPPYYKESTPSYKSPPPPPYYKESTPSYKSPPPPPYYKESTPSYKSPPPPPYYKESTPSYKSPPPPPKYYEQSPTKYNSPPPPSPIYY
- the LOC107012752 gene encoding extensin-1-like isoform X1 produces the protein MRRSLGNLGQLPLLAFALAICFVASTVVADYSYGYTSPSPTYTTKKYYKSPSPSPYYKKPEKHAEHSPSHYYKSPTPSKHYYKSPVVVKYYKSPAPSKKYYKSPSPSKYYYKSHTPSKKYYKSPSPTKYYKSPPPAKYYKSPAPSKHYYYKSPSPAKYYKSPSPAKYYKSPAPSKHYYYKSPSPAKYYKSPSPAKYYKSPAPSKNYYYKSPSPVKYYKSPSPANYYKSPSPVKYYKSPSPVKYYKSPAPSKHYYYKSPSPSQYYKSPAPSKYYKSPPPPPTYYKSPVYYKSPPPPPTYYEKSPSYYKSPPPPPYYKESTPYYKSPPPPPYYKESTPYYKSPPPPPYYKESTPSYKSPPPPPYYKESTPYYKSPPPPPYYKESTPSYKSPPPPSYYKESTPSYKSPPPPPYYKESTPYYKSPPPPPYYKESTPSYKSPPPPPYYKESTPSYKSPPPPPYYKESTPSYKSPPPPPYYKESTPSYKSPPPPPYYKESTPSYKSPPPPPYYKESTPSYKSPPPPPKYYEQSPTKYNSPPPPSPIYY